The segment AAACAGCAGTCCAGCATGCCTGGTTGAAGCTCTCATCATCGATCGTGCCGGTATCGCAGGTCAGAGCGACCTTGACGATCTTCTCACCGCCCTCAGCAGCAGAGGAAGCGGTAGAAGCAGCAGCGGAAGAAGCGGTGCTTGCAGAAGAAGCGGAAGAACCACCGCAGGCGGTCAGAGCAGCGGCAGCGGCAGCGGCGCCAGCCACAGCCAGGAAATTACGACGAGAAATCATCATAATCAAACTCTCCTTTTATTTTTAATAAAAATTGCGTCAAATAAATAAAATGCGCAGAACTGCACATTTACTGGCTCAAGTATAACGGCAAGCCGTGTCAGATGCAAGCAAATTCCGATTACAAAATCTTTACAATAATTTTGTAAGTTTTTATTAAAAGTAGTATTTATGCACAAATTTGCCGTAGTTCCGGCCATTTTCCGTGCACTCCCTGTGTTTTGCCGCACAATGCACGTATTGCCGTTACTTTATTGTCCTGCAGTGCGCCTCTGCGTTTTTATCCCGTCACTTCACGGCACGGTTGCCCGCCACATTGGAGGGGCCAAAACCGAAGGGCAGCAGTTCATCCATGCTGCGCTCGATAAAGTCTTCCGGCGTCTTTGCCATGATAACGTTCAGTTCCGGCCCGCCGAATTCAAACAAAGCCTGACGGCACACCCCGCAGGGGGAAGTGATCTGCTCGTTCACCTCACCGCGGCGGCTGCCCACCACAGCAATGTCGGTGAACTCGGTCACGCCCTCGGCCACCGCCTTGAACAGAGCCGTGCGCTCGGCACAGCTGGTGGGGGTAAAGGCAGCGTTCTCCACGTTGCAGCCGGTAAAAATGCGGCCGTCTCTGGCACGCAGGGCAGCACCCACCATAAAATCGCTATAGGGCACATAGGCTTTTTCCCGTGCAGCCAGTGCCATGCGGATGAGCTCCTTCTTTTCCTCCAAAGTCAGATTGGTCATATCCGTTACTCCTTTTTTATTATGCAAAGGGAGAAAACAGCGCGGCCCGCCCTCCGGCAGGCAAGCCGCGCTGAAATGCGTTTTTAATGCTTAGTATTCTGCGCCCAGTGCTACCTTCATCATGTCGGTAAAGCTCTTCTGGCGCTGCTCGGCCGTGGTGATCTCCGGCGAGACAAAGCTGTCGGAAATGGTCAGCAGACAGGCAGCATTCTTGCCCAGCACCTGTGCATTGGCAAACAGAGCAAAGCTCTCCATCTCCACGCACAGGCATCCGCGCTCATCGCGCAGCTTTTCCCAGTAGGTGGGCTTCGCATCGGAGGGCTGACGGTAGAACACATCCGAAGAGTGGATGTTGCCCTCGATGAGGGGGATGCCCTGCTTTGCGGCAGATGCGCGCAGCTTGTCGTTCAGGCTCTGGCTGGGCAGCGTGAGGTCCCCTTCAAAGCCGCTCTGCACACGGGCATAGTTGCTCTCACTCACAGCACCGGCGGCCAGCACGGTGTCAAACAGTCTGGCCTTGTCGGTATAGCTGCCGGCAGAGCCAATGCGGACGATGTTCTCTACATCGTAGAACTTGAACAACTCATAGGAATAAATGCCAATGGACGGCATGCCCATGCCGCTGCCCATCACGCTGATGGGACGGCCCTCGTAGGTGCCGGTAAAACCCAGCATCCCGCGCACGCCGGTCACCTGACGGACATCCTTGAGGAAGGTGTCCGCAATGAATTTTGCGCGCAGAGGATCGCCCGGCATCAGGACGGTCTTTGCAAAATCGCCTTTTTCAGCACTGATGTGAGGGGTAGACATAAGATCATCTCTCCTTTTCTGTTACATAATACAGCAGATGGGCCTTCTCCGGAGAAAAAGCCCTCTGCAAACTTACCTATACTTGCTGCGGTTGAACACATTCTGCGGCGCGATGTAGCTGCCGTTGCGGCGGATCTCAAAGTGGCAGTGGTTGCCGCTGGAGCGTCCGGTGCTGCCCACATAGCCGATCAGCTGGCCCTGCTTGACCGACTGACCAGAGTGCACCGCCAGCGACAGACAGTGCGCATACACCGTGGTGTAGCCGCTGCCGTGGCTGATGATGACGGAGTAGCCGTAGCCCGTGCCGGCACCAGCCTTATTGTAGCCTGCCTTGGTTACAGTGCCGCCTGCCGATGCGTAGATGGGCGTACCCGCTGCAGCGCAGATATCCACGCCCTTGTGGCCGCTGCCGTACCAGCGCGAGCAGTAGCGGTAGCCGGGCACCGGCCAGATGAACTGACCGCTGCCGGTGATATAGGCGGTGCTGTTGGTCACCTTCTTGGTGCCCTTCACGATCTTTTCGGTGACAGGCTCCTGCACCACTTCCGTGCTCAGGATCTTCTGGGAAAGCTGGATGCCATCGGTGTTATAAACACGCTGCGCCGTGATCTGGCGCAGGCCGTTCACACCGTTCTGCACCGTTTTCTTGGTGCCCACCGTGTACTCGTTGGAGGTAGTGGTCTCGGTGGAGTAGGGGATCTCTTCCTGCCATGTTTCCACCTTGGTGATGCGCACTTCCAGCATGGCTTCCTGCTTGGTGACGATCAGTTCATCCCCTGCCTGAATGTTGGAGTTTTCATTTAACTGTGCGCCTTTGAAGCTGGGGTTCAGCTCACACAGCTCCCGGAAGGTCAGATCGTTTTTCTGGGCAATGCTCCACAGCGTATCGCCCATCTGCACAGTATAGATCTTTTCCTGCTGCTGCACACCGGAAAGCTGCTGCTCCACATCCGCTTCGTTCTGGAAGCTGTCGTTGAAGTAGATACCGTTCTCCAGCGTAACTTCCTTATTGAAGCCCACGGTCATATTGGAATTTTCGGGGTCTTCATAGGGTTCCAGCAGGCTGCTCAGGTAGCTTTGCAATGCTGTGCCGTCATTGCACACGGCGGTCAGCTCGCCGTCCAAGTACAGGGCTGTGCCCTCGCTGATCTGGTCGCTGGCGCTCTTCAGGATGGCGTCTGCCATTTCGTTTTCGTCCAGGGTCTTATGGGCCACGGTAACGGTGTAGGTAGGTTCCACGGTCCACTCCGTATGGTCGGTGCCGGCGTAATTGATACGCTCCTGCACTGCCTCGCGGGCCGAGTTGAACACGTCCTCGTTGGCCACATAGCCCACGGTCTGGCCGTTCACCTGCACTTCCAGCGCGTAGGGCTGGCGGATAGTATTGTTGAACACAGTCACCATGACTGCCAGTGCACACACCGGCAGCACATACATGGCCATCCGCGGCAGGGTCCTGATATTGCGGCGCACGCCGCTGGTCAGATAATGTACACTTTCGCGGCAGGCCACGGCAAAGCCTTTTTCTTTGCGCACCCGATGGGCGTGGACCAGCAGGGAGCCGCAGCCCCGGAAAAACAGCCAGATGGGCCCGAACAGATCCCGGAACATCTGTGCAGCGCCCGGGAATGCGATGGCTGCCGTATTCCTCAACAATGCCGCAGCAGAGTGCCACAGCCACAGCCAGCTGCTGCGCAGGCCGCGTCCGGTGCGGACGAATACATACTCGGTGGAGTAGCCCAGTGCATACAGCGCCTCGCCAATGACCGGAACGGCAGCGTTCTGGGCGATCTTTCTGCTGAAATTGCTTACACGATTCTGCGTTTTACGGCGCAGCCGATGCCGGTGCAAAAGCCCCATGCACTGCAACTGTGCCCAAAGGGAGCGCAGCTTCTGTCCCCACTTGGGCTTTGCCGGTGAGGCAGGCTGCTGCTCCTTTGTTTTATCTTCGATCAAAAGGTCTTTCTCCTTCCTTGCCGCCAGTGCACACAGCGGTGCGGGGGTAAGACGGCGGCGGTCTGAAACGTGCGCAGCCTTTCCAGCGGCTCCGCGCACGCAGTTATCTTATTTTATTATACACCCTGTCGGCATTGAAACAAGCATTGTCACAAAATTTGGCAGGTTCTTTCACTTACTTTTCACCAAAAAGCTGTTTCATGTCCTGCGGCAGGGGGCTTTCCACCGTGACCACCGTGCTGTGCTCACGCACCGGCACCTGCACACGGATGCCGTCCGGCTGTCCGACATACATCGGTACCTGAAAGCTCTGCCTTGCGCAGTGCAGCGCCTGACGGCCAATGCGTGCTCTGCTTCCGCCGTAAAGATCATCCCCCGCCAGCGGGTGTCCGATGGACGCAAAATGCACCCGGATCTGGTGCGTGCGGCCGGTCACCGGCACACAGGCGGCAAGGCTCAGGCCGTTTTCTGCCTTTAATATGGTATACTCGGTACGGCTGGGCTTGCCATCCGGGGTCACACACCGCCCGATAACGCTCTCGGCCTGACGGCCAATGGGCGCATCGATCACGCCCGGGCCCAGCGGCAGCTCTCCCTCCACAACGGCATAGTAGAGCTTTTCCACATTCCGGGCCAGCAGCGGCGCAGCGTAGGCGTGCTTCGCAGCCAGAACAAGGCCGCTGGTGTCCTTATCGATGCGGTTCACCGGGCGGAACACCGGGCTGATGCCCTGCTGCGCGGCCCATGCCGCATAGCCGTTGGCAAGGGTATCGCAGGGGTAGTTCAGGGTGGGGTGCACGGCCAGATGAGGCGGCTTTTCCAGCACCACCGCAAACGCATCCTCATAGACCACCTTTACCGGGATCTCCGGCTGCGGGGCCACGCCGTCTCCCTCCGGCGGCAGCTCAAAGGACACCACCTGCCCCGGGTAGACCCGGCGGTTGGCAAGGACAGGCTCCCCTTCTGCAAAGAAGCCGCTGCCCCGGAACTTGACTGCACGGGCAAGCTCGGTGGAGACGGCACACTGGCGCAGAAAATTGCGCACAAGCACGCCGTCCTGCGTCTGCGGTGTCTGCGGCACGGTAAATTCCAGCTGTATACGCCCCACCCCCTGTGCAAAAAATATATGAATATTATACCAAAAAACGCTTCTACTTGCAAATCCTGCTTTTTTATGGTATCATGAGGAGCGGAAAACGAGTGGAACATACGGCGGCGGGGCGGCTTTGACCGCTCTGAGGAAAGTCCGGGCCTCACAGAGCACGGTAACTGCTAACGGCAGCCGAGGGTGACCTTAGGGAAAGTGCAACAGAAAACAAACCGCCGCAGCAATGCGGTAAGGATGAAACGGCGAGGTAAGAGCTCACCAGCGCATGGGTGACCATGCGGCTTTGTAAACCCTACCGGAAGCAACGCCTATATGGGACGTACAGCGCTGCTCGCGTGTCCCGAAGGCGGCACGAACCTGTCAGCAATGGCAGGTCTAGACAGATCGTCGTTTAATACAGAACCCGGCTTACGGTCTATCTCGTTTTCCATTTCTCAGTCTTTGCTTCCCGCACATTTTTGTGTGGGATTTTTTATTTTTTGTCTTGCCCGCTTTCTCCGTCGGGAGCGGGCGATGCTGTTTTGTTTTTGTCATTGTTCTTTTACTTCCCGTTTGGGTCTGTTTGTGGTATACTATGTGCACTGCAGGAAATTGCAGTCAACTTAGAAAGACAGGATGTGAAAACCTCCGATGAAAGATGGTTTTTTGAAAGCAGCCGCCCTTTCTCCCGCACTGCGGGTGGCCGACTGCGCCTATAACGTCCGGCAGATCACCGAGGCTCTGCGCAAGGCCGCAGCTCGCGGCGTGAAGCTGGCCGTGTTCCCCGAGTTCTGCCTGACCGGCTATACCTGCGGCGACCTGTTTCTGCAGCGTACTCTGCAGACCGGCGCGCTGGACGCTTTGAGCGCCCTGCTGGCTGAAACGCAGGAGCTGGACGTGGTGGCTCTGGTCGGCCTGCCGCTGCTGGTGCACGGCAAGCTGTACAACTGCGCCGCCGTGCTGTGCCATGGCAGGATCCTGGGCCTTGTGCCCAAGACCTATCTGCCCAACTACGGCGAGTTCTACGAAAAGCGCCAGTTCACCCCGGGCAGCACCGAGGTGGAGCTGACGGAGGTGTGCGGTCAGCAGGTGCCCTTTGGCACCTCCCTGCTGTTCCGCTGCCGCCAGATGCCCAGCTTTGTGCTGGGTGTGGAGATCTGCGAAGATCTGTGGAGCGCCCTGCCGCCCTCCACCTTCCATGCGCTGGCCGGTGCGACCGTGATCGCAAACCTTTCCGCCAGCGATGAGACCGTTGGCAAGGCCGAGTACCGCCGGGCGCTGGTGTCCAACCAGTCTGCCCGCCTGCTGTGCGGCTACCTTTATGCTTCCGCCGGGCACGGTGAGAGCACGCAGGACATGGTGTTTGCCGGGCATGACCTCATTGCCGAGAACGGCACCGTCCTCTCTGAGAACGCCCCCTTTGACGGCGGTTGTGCCGAGACCGAGATCGACTGCCAGCGCATGGAAGCCGAGCGTGCCCGCAACACCAGCTTTGAGCCGGCCGGTGAGGGCTACCAGACCGTGGAGTTTGATCTGGAGCCGGTGGAGACCGTGCTGACCCGCTGGATCGATCCCGCGCCCTTTGTGCCCGGCGACCCCAAGCGCCGCGCTGAACGCTGTGAGCTTATTTTGAAGATGCAGGCGGACGGCCTTGCCAAGCGACTGGATCACGCCCACGCCAAAACGGCGGTCATCGGCATTTCCGGCGGGTTGGACAGCTGTCTTGCGCTGCTGGTGGCCGTGCGTGCCATGAAGCAGCTGGGCCGCCCCGCCCGGGATGTGCTGGCTGTGACCATGCCCTGCTTCGGCACCACGAAGCGCACCCGCAGCAATGCAGAGATCCTGTGCGATGAGCTGCAGGTCTCCTTTAAGGAGATCGATATCGCCAACACCGTGCACAGCCATTTTGCGGACATCGGTCAGGATGAGAGCGTGCTGGACGTCACCTTTGAAAACGGACAGGCCCGCGTGCGCACGCTGGAGCTGATGGATACCGCCAACCGCACCGGCGGTCTCGTGGTGGGCACCGGCGACCTTTCGGAGCTGGCGCTGGGCTGGGCCACCTACAACGGCGACCACATGAGCATGTACGGCGTCAACGCCGGTGTGCCCAAAACGCTGGTACGCCACCTTGTGCGCTACGAAGCCGACATTGCCGCCACCGATGCCCTGCGCACGGTGCTGCTGGATATTCTGGACACCCCTGTCTCCCCGGAGCTGCTGCCCGCCAAGGACGGCGAGATCGCACAGAAGACCGAAGACCTTGTGGGTCCCTATGAGCTGCACGATTTCTACCTGTATCAGGTGCTGCGCTTCGGCTTTGGCCCGGCCAAGATCTTCCGGCTGGCAAAGGCTGCATTCGCAGGCCGGCCGGAGTACCCGGACAGTGTGCTGTACAAGTGGCTGCGCAACTTCTACTGGCGGTTCTTTGCCCAGCAGTTCAAGCGCAGCTGCCTGCCCGACGGCCCCAAGGTGGGCAGCGTGACCCTTTCGCCCCGCGGCGACTGGCGGATGCCCAGCGATGCCTGTGCTGCACTGTGGCTGGCTGAGCTGGAACAATTACAGATCAAGGATTAACGCATGAAAAACAAAAAGCTGCTTACCAATCTTCTGTTTGCCGTGGTCATTCTGGCCATTGCCGCTGTGCTGCTGGTGGTACGCCGCGTGCACGCTTCCGGCTCCGGACTGCGGGCCGAGCTGATTTACGGCGACAACAACACCACCATGAACCTGCCGCTGGACGTGGATGAGACCTATGATGTGGACACCGGTTACTATACCGTCCACATCCAGATCAAGGACGGTGCAGCCCGGTTTGTGGATTCGCCCTGCCCGGATCACATCTGTGAAGGCTTCGGCTGGCTTTCCAACGAGGATCAGACCGCCACCTGCCTTCCCGCCCGTGCAGTGCTGACCATTGTACCTGTTTCCTGACAAAAAGGAGTGGTTTTGAATGATGGATGAAAACGATCGTTCCCACGAAGATTACCGTTCTCTGCGGCACATCAGCCGCAAGGAAGGCTCTGAGGATACTGCGCCCATTGAGGTGGACAGCTCGGCGTTCTTTTCCGAGACTCCTCCGGAACCGCCGCAGACCCCGCCGCCCAAGCGTCCTTCCGCCCAGAAGCCCACGCACAAGCATCACGATGCACCGGTACCGCCGCAGGCGCATCCGCCCGTGGACGGAGCCGTGGCCGTACCTTCCAAATGGGGGAATATTTTGCTGATCTTACAAGGCCTTTTAAGTGTTCTGTCTCTGGTGCAGCTGTGGCGCACCCAGATGCTTCCGGTTCTGTATCTGGTCATTCTGGCCGCGCTGCTGGCGCTGCTGTGGCTGCTGGTAAAGCGCTGTCAAGAGTACAACGTTCCCGGCAAGGTTGCCCGGGTGTTCTCGGTGTTCCTGTGCGCCGCCATGGCGCTGGGCTGCTTCTGGGCTCAGCAGGGCCTTTCCGCTCTGGGCAGCATGACCTCCGGCCTGCTCACCGGTGCCGAGGCCAACAAGATCACCAAAGAGCCCTTTGTGATCTACCTCAGCGGTGTGGATACCCGCGGCGAGCTGACGGAAAATGCCCGCAGCGACGTGAACATCCTTGCTGCCGTGAATCCTGTCACCAAGCGGGTGGCCCTCGTCAATACGCCCCGCGACTATTACGTAGACCTTGCCGGCACCGACAGCAAGGACAAGCTGACCCACGCCGGTCTGTACGGCGTGGAGACCAGCATGGAAACGTTGGGCAACCTGTACGGCGTCAACGTGGATCATTACATCCGCATCAACTTTGCAGGCTTCATCAGCATCATCGATGCGCTGGGCGGCGTGGATGTCTACTCCGATCAGGCGTTCACCTCGGTGGGCAGCCCCGGATACTACGATCCCACCACCTTTGTAGAGGGCTGGAACCATCTGGACGGTAAGTCCGCACTGGCCTTTGCCCGCGAACGCCACGCCTTTGCGTCCGGCGATATCCAGCGCGGCATCAACCAGATGAAGGTGATCGATGCCATGCTGAACAAGATCAAGTCCCCTGCCCTGCTGATGGGCTTTTCCAAGATCATGGATGCCGCCTCCGACTGCTTTGTGACCAGCTTTTCACAGGATCAGATCAGTGCGCTGGTGCGGATGCAGCTGAGCGACTTTGCCGAGTGGGATATTGAAAGCTATACCGTCACCGGCACAAGCTCCAGCAGCACCAAGTGCTACTCTGCCAAGGGACAGAAGCTCTACGTCATGAAGCCGGACGATTCTTCTGTAAGCAAGGCCAGGGAAATGATCGCGTCCGTGATGGGCGGTGAGGGCACCGTTGCCGACACCACCCAGAAGCCGGAAAAGACCGAGGTGTTCACCCCCACCACCGACCCGAACGCCGCTGTTTCGGAGGTGCCTGCCGAGAGCGTTCCCGAGGAAGTGCCCGCCGAGAGCGTGCCGGAAGAGACCGTCCCGGCCGACCAGCCTGCAGATGCAGAGCAGCCTGCCGACACCCAGACGCCGGAGCCGGAAGCTCCCGCCGAGGGTGAGACCGGCGGGGACACACCTGCCGAAGCCCCGTCTATCTCCCTGCCCACGCAGGAAGAGGTGGAACAGGCTGCATCGTCCATCTACAATGCGGCTTCCTCCATCTGGGGTGCCATTCAGGATGCCGCATCTCAGCAGAACGACGCGGCCTGACGATTTGAAATCTCCTCTGCGCAAGCTCCGGACTCTATAGCGGAAATATTATTTTATTTGCAAAACAGGAAACGACTGCGGTCATTTCCTGTTTTGCTTTTTCACCAGAAAGGCCGTGCCGCTGAACCGCATAAAAATGCCGCCTGCATCTTGAACCA is part of the Faecalibacterium sp. HTF-F genome and harbors:
- a CDS encoding cytidine deaminase; the protein is MHNKKGVTDMTNLTLEEKKELIRMALAAREKAYVPYSDFMVGAALRARDGRIFTGCNVENAAFTPTSCAERTALFKAVAEGVTEFTDIAVVGSRRGEVNEQITSPCGVCRQALFEFGGPELNVIMAKTPEDFIERSMDELLPFGFGPSNVAGNRAVK
- the deoD gene encoding purine-nucleoside phosphorylase, which encodes MSTPHISAEKGDFAKTVLMPGDPLRAKFIADTFLKDVRQVTGVRGMLGFTGTYEGRPISVMGSGMGMPSIGIYSYELFKFYDVENIVRIGSAGSYTDKARLFDTVLAAGAVSESNYARVQSGFEGDLTLPSQSLNDKLRASAAKQGIPLIEGNIHSSDVFYRQPSDAKPTYWEKLRDERGCLCVEMESFALFANAQVLGKNAACLLTISDSFVSPEITTAEQRQKSFTDMMKVALGAEY
- a CDS encoding M23 family metallopeptidase encodes the protein MIEDKTKEQQPASPAKPKWGQKLRSLWAQLQCMGLLHRHRLRRKTQNRVSNFSRKIAQNAAVPVIGEALYALGYSTEYVFVRTGRGLRSSWLWLWHSAAALLRNTAAIAFPGAAQMFRDLFGPIWLFFRGCGSLLVHAHRVRKEKGFAVACRESVHYLTSGVRRNIRTLPRMAMYVLPVCALAVMVTVFNNTIRQPYALEVQVNGQTVGYVANEDVFNSAREAVQERINYAGTDHTEWTVEPTYTVTVAHKTLDENEMADAILKSASDQISEGTALYLDGELTAVCNDGTALQSYLSSLLEPYEDPENSNMTVGFNKEVTLENGIYFNDSFQNEADVEQQLSGVQQQEKIYTVQMGDTLWSIAQKNDLTFRELCELNPSFKGAQLNENSNIQAGDELIVTKQEAMLEVRITKVETWQEEIPYSTETTTSNEYTVGTKKTVQNGVNGLRQITAQRVYNTDGIQLSQKILSTEVVQEPVTEKIVKGTKKVTNSTAYITGSGQFIWPVPGYRYCSRWYGSGHKGVDICAAAGTPIYASAGGTVTKAGYNKAGAGTGYGYSVIISHGSGYTTVYAHCLSLAVHSGQSVKQGQLIGYVGSTGRSSGNHCHFEIRRNGSYIAPQNVFNRSKYR
- a CDS encoding RluA family pseudouridine synthase — encoded protein: MPQTPQTQDGVLVRNFLRQCAVSTELARAVKFRGSGFFAEGEPVLANRRVYPGQVVSFELPPEGDGVAPQPEIPVKVVYEDAFAVVLEKPPHLAVHPTLNYPCDTLANGYAAWAAQQGISPVFRPVNRIDKDTSGLVLAAKHAYAAPLLARNVEKLYYAVVEGELPLGPGVIDAPIGRQAESVIGRCVTPDGKPSRTEYTILKAENGLSLAACVPVTGRTHQIRVHFASIGHPLAGDDLYGGSRARIGRQALHCARQSFQVPMYVGQPDGIRVQVPVREHSTVVTVESPLPQDMKQLFGEK
- a CDS encoding NAD(+) synthase; the protein is MKDGFLKAAALSPALRVADCAYNVRQITEALRKAAARGVKLAVFPEFCLTGYTCGDLFLQRTLQTGALDALSALLAETQELDVVALVGLPLLVHGKLYNCAAVLCHGRILGLVPKTYLPNYGEFYEKRQFTPGSTEVELTEVCGQQVPFGTSLLFRCRQMPSFVLGVEICEDLWSALPPSTFHALAGATVIANLSASDETVGKAEYRRALVSNQSARLLCGYLYASAGHGESTQDMVFAGHDLIAENGTVLSENAPFDGGCAETEIDCQRMEAERARNTSFEPAGEGYQTVEFDLEPVETVLTRWIDPAPFVPGDPKRRAERCELILKMQADGLAKRLDHAHAKTAVIGISGGLDSCLALLVAVRAMKQLGRPARDVLAVTMPCFGTTKRTRSNAEILCDELQVSFKEIDIANTVHSHFADIGQDESVLDVTFENGQARVRTLELMDTANRTGGLVVGTGDLSELALGWATYNGDHMSMYGVNAGVPKTLVRHLVRYEADIAATDALRTVLLDILDTPVSPELLPAKDGEIAQKTEDLVGPYELHDFYLYQVLRFGFGPAKIFRLAKAAFAGRPEYPDSVLYKWLRNFYWRFFAQQFKRSCLPDGPKVGSVTLSPRGDWRMPSDACAALWLAELEQLQIKD
- a CDS encoding NusG domain II-containing protein gives rise to the protein MKNKKLLTNLLFAVVILAIAAVLLVVRRVHASGSGLRAELIYGDNNTTMNLPLDVDETYDVDTGYYTVHIQIKDGAARFVDSPCPDHICEGFGWLSNEDQTATCLPARAVLTIVPVS
- a CDS encoding LCP family protein; amino-acid sequence: MMDENDRSHEDYRSLRHISRKEGSEDTAPIEVDSSAFFSETPPEPPQTPPPKRPSAQKPTHKHHDAPVPPQAHPPVDGAVAVPSKWGNILLILQGLLSVLSLVQLWRTQMLPVLYLVILAALLALLWLLVKRCQEYNVPGKVARVFSVFLCAAMALGCFWAQQGLSALGSMTSGLLTGAEANKITKEPFVIYLSGVDTRGELTENARSDVNILAAVNPVTKRVALVNTPRDYYVDLAGTDSKDKLTHAGLYGVETSMETLGNLYGVNVDHYIRINFAGFISIIDALGGVDVYSDQAFTSVGSPGYYDPTTFVEGWNHLDGKSALAFARERHAFASGDIQRGINQMKVIDAMLNKIKSPALLMGFSKIMDAASDCFVTSFSQDQISALVRMQLSDFAEWDIESYTVTGTSSSSTKCYSAKGQKLYVMKPDDSSVSKAREMIASVMGGEGTVADTTQKPEKTEVFTPTTDPNAAVSEVPAESVPEEVPAESVPEETVPADQPADAEQPADTQTPEPEAPAEGETGGDTPAEAPSISLPTQEEVEQAASSIYNAASSIWGAIQDAASQQNDAA